TCCCAGGGCAAATGAGGTACGCAGGTAGGGGCATGGCAGTGCCATGCCCGGTTCTTGCTTAACGTGCTAAAATATTAGCATATCTATTTATATTTCAGTAAATTTAATTATGAAAAGAGTCCTTACTCAACTCTTAAACTTACCAGGCGTAACGGTGGAATCCAGTATACAAGAAGGCTTGGTATTAATTTTATCAGTAAGTAAAAAGGAAAAAAGTGCAGTATGTCCACACTGTGGTACAAAGTCAAGACATCTACACCAGAATCAAAGCCATTTAGTCAAAGATTTACCGATGGGGGATAAAGAAGTAATACTAAATTTAAATAGACGAAGATTTAAGTGTAAAAAATAACGAGATATATCAATGATTTGGGCTTAAGCTGATACGTATGGTGGGCGTCTCGCCCGCCCAATAGGGAAAGCGGGCAAGATGCCCACTCCACAAGATGGGATAAATTATTTATTGGCAGTCCCTAACTTACCAAATCAGGGAATACCTCTTGCACTGCAGGATGGACTAAGCGATGATTCTGCACATTTAAACCTTTGGCTAATGCTGGGTTAA
The Gloeotrichia echinulata CP02 DNA segment above includes these coding regions:
- a CDS encoding transposase family protein is translated as MKRVLTQLLNLPGVTVESSIQEGLVLILSVSKKEKSAVCPHCGTKSRHLHQNQSHLVKDLPMGDKEVILNLNRRRFKCKK